ATTCGGTCCACCAGCACCGCCGGAATCTCGTTGGCCCGCAGATACTCCAGAGCCCTGGAACCGTTCGACGGCGCCAGCAAAATCCCGTCGACACGCCGGTGATGCAGCGCGGTAACCACCCGCAATTCCTGCTCCGGGTCATCGTGGGTGTCGACAAACAGCATCATGTAGCCGTGCTTGGCGCACTCGGTTTCAATCGCGTGCACCGTCTCGCTGAAGTAATGGTTGGACAGCGCCGAAATCGCCACGCCAATCGTGCTGGTACTGGAGCGGGCCAACGAGCGCGCCAGGGTGTTGGGGATGTAACCCAGTTCCTGGATCGCCCGCTGAACCGCCTGCACCGTGGCCGCGCTGACCTTGCGCGTACCGTTCAACACGTGAGACACGGTGGACGACGACACACCTGCCCTGCTTGCCACGTCATCCATCGTCACCACGGCGCGGTTCCCCTCAGTGTTTACTCGACCAGCCGCTGTACGTAGCGACGTTGTCGCGGGTGATCAGTTTTGGCGTGAGCAGGGTCACCGCTTCGGCCGGGGCCTTGTCATTCAGAAGGTCATTACCCACATTCACTGCCGTCTGGGCCATGGCCCATGGGTCCTGGCTGGCCGACGCCTGGATCTGCGTGTCGGTCTTCAACGCGTTCTCGATATCCGGCGCGCCGTCCACCGAGGTAATGATGATGCCACTGCGCTTGAGTTGCTTGGCCGCCAGGTCACTGCCGATGGCTTGCGGGTCGTTGATCGCGAACAGGCCGTCGATTTTCGGGAAGCGCGTGAGGTAACCCTGCATGGCATTCAAGCCGCCTTCGCGGGAGCCTTTGGCATCCTGGTCATCGGACAACACCTTGATCTCAGGCGCCGCAGCCAGCGCGGCCTTGCAACCTTTGACGCGGTCGGTCACGGCGGTGACTTGCGGGCCATTCTGGATAATCACATTGCCCTTGCCCGAGAGCTTGTCCACCAGGTATTGGCAGGCCAGCTTGCCGGCTTCGACGTTGTCGGTCTGCACGGTGGCGTTCACGCCTTTGGCGTCCACATCCACCGCCACCACGACGACCCCGGCGTCCCGCGCTTTCTTGATCGCCGACGCCATGGCCGAAGGGTCCACGGCGTTGATCAGGATCAGGTCGACCTTGGACGAGATAAAGTTGTCGATCTGCGAAAACTGCTTGCTCAGGTCATAGTCGGCCGACACCGACGTGACTTTGACGTTGGGGTTCAACTCCTTGGCCCGCGCCGTGGCGCCATCGGCCAGGGTGACGAAATACGGGTTGCCGAGCGAGCCCATGCTGATGCCCAGGGCCTTGAGTTCTCGGGCTTCGACGGCTTGGGACATCAGGGCAGCCAAGGCAACGACGGGAAACATGCGTTTGAGGTTCATGCGGTGCTCTCTTGTGATTGTTATGGGGGTGAAATCAGGTCCGTGCACCGGACTGGCGATAGCGATCCAGCGCAACCGCGCCGATGATCACGATGCCCTTGATGATGTATTGCCAGATATCCGACACCCCCAGCAGCACCAGGCCATTGGTGAGTACCGCGATAATCAGTGCGCCGATCAGCGTGCCGCCGATGGTGCCGACGCCGCCGGTAAAACTGGTGCCGCCCAGGATCACCGCCGCAATCGCATCCAGCTCGTAGGATTGGCCCAGTTGCAGGCCGTTGGCGGCGAACAGGCGCGAGGCGCTCATCACCGCGCCGAGCCCGGCCAACGCACCGGACATGGCGTAGACGAA
The genomic region above belongs to Pseudomonas poae and contains:
- a CDS encoding ABC transporter substrate-binding protein, translating into MNLKRMFPVVALAALMSQAVEARELKALGISMGSLGNPYFVTLADGATARAKELNPNVKVTSVSADYDLSKQFSQIDNFISSKVDLILINAVDPSAMASAIKKARDAGVVVVAVDVDAKGVNATVQTDNVEAGKLACQYLVDKLSGKGNVIIQNGPQVTAVTDRVKGCKAALAAAPEIKVLSDDQDAKGSREGGLNAMQGYLTRFPKIDGLFAINDPQAIGSDLAAKQLKRSGIIITSVDGAPDIENALKTDTQIQASASQDPWAMAQTAVNVGNDLLNDKAPAEAVTLLTPKLITRDNVATYSGWSSKH